The genomic stretch ACCATATATGctctctgtgtaaaaaaaaagggtcaataatataatataatgataagTACAGGTAGTAAGTCTTGTTGTTTTAGTTCTTTAGTCTCAGATTACAGTTGCTGAATAAAATTTCGGTTATGCCTAAAAACTGATAATCATgcaaatgtttagttttttagaTTATTTAAAATGAGTGCATTGCAATaatctttaatgtatttaaacattttaatgggAGACAGAATCACATACTAGGGCTAAGGTCTTACTTGGGAACACTTGATGGGACAATGACCACCTTAACATATTTGTGATTTGGCTTTTCTGCCTACTTAacctctgcacacacaaactaagGACCCACCTATGCATGAAAAATGATTAAATCCTGACCAACTTCCTCCGATTGTTCTATTGTTCTATATTCCATGTGTCTGTTGATAGGAATTAACATGGTGAAGAGGAAGCTGGCTGCTCACGACAACCTGAAGATAACCATCGAACAGAATGGAGACTCTTTTCATGTCAAGGAGAGCAGCAATTTCCGCACCGTGGAAATAGACTTCACCCTGGGAGTCACCTTTGACTACAGCCTTGCAGATGGAACAGAACTATCGGTAAGCACAAGTGGCATCTACTGGGACACCATGTAATGACTGAGAAGCTTACCTTTACAAGAAAAAAGATCAAAATCTTGGctgttttctttattcattcatttagttgTAAACACTAAGATGGGCTGGGCATATCAGTCCCTTTAGACTTTGAACCTTTGAACCGCGTAAAGTAATTGATTtgttgacaaagaaaacaatccACACGTCAAAACATCCAACTTTTTTGCACTATGGTAACCCCTTGTGCCCAGCTGATTTCAGCCACTAACAGTTCAGCTATGGCTGTGACTGCTTGAGCAAATGAAATGGTCAACCACTTGTACTTTGATAATGAATGAGTTTCATGTTTTACTCTGCAGGGTTCGTGGAAGCTGGAGGGAGACGTGTTGACAGGGACTTTCAACAGGAAGGACAACGGAAAGCAACTGATAACAACCAGGATCGTGCAAGGAGATGAACTTATACAGGTAGGATGATTTTATGTCTACCCAAATAATGGCACCAATAAATCCCAATTTTATTGCTGGACACTTGAAAAGCTGTTGAAGAACGTGGATAAATTGGATTCACCTGGGATAAAATTTATTCTCAGCTGTCTCTCTGTAATTCTGAGTTCCAAGATActgtaatatgattttaaataCACAGTCAATATGTCTATTTACATATGATGATACGCAAACCCACGTGATAATCCAGCCAGATGCAGACGCTATGATGATTTGTCTAACTGATATCATCTTTCGCCAACAGAGCTACAACTATGAAGGTGTGGACGCTAAGAGGATTTTCAAGAGGGCTTAGACCAAACTGATCACGAGTAATATGTTAGCTTTCTGCATTACATACATTATTGTGTTGAATCCTCAACTACTTATACCAGTATAACCTTTAAAAGGTGCACTACTTATAATGCCTGTAGAGTGTATGAAACAGGTTTAAATTGCACAAGATTTTGATACTTGCAGTAATAAAGCCATTCTATAACtgcctgttttctgtgttttgtgttttgtgtgaaaaCATGTAGAGGTCTGTGTAAAGTTGACAATAAAACATACACAGTCAAGAGACTAAATTAAGAGTGATACAATAATTTCAACTTTATTcaacaatgaataaaaataaatatatattatctacaaaaatataaagTGTAGACAGATTTgttatgtttctttaaattgatCTGTACTTACATTAATCATGAAGCATTCACTGAAGCACCAACAACTAAATTCAACGGTAATGTCAGGCCAAATcctaaccacacacacaggcatgacAATAGGATTTAGTGAGGCATACAGATCCAACACATCAGGCCACATCAGCCAAGAACTTATCAGATAAAATCAGTGAGATAATGCGGCaagttttcttttgttcctCAGTGTTGATGTAATACAGTCCAATTATATTCCCATATAGTTAGCGCAAGATAAAAGATATGGACTGATGCAATGCCAAGTGTGACGTTATGTGACACAGGACAGGAAGACCTATTCTCAAACAGGCCTCTTGAGCATATAGGTACTGTGTACTGAGACTACAGATCATGGGTTCAGGAGGAAAATCAATTATTGGCCCCTTTTTTCAACcttgcacacagacacacaagcatGCGCAACTAATAACTCTttaccacaaaaaaaaatccttttggTTTCTACACATTAAGGCTCTTTCAAACTAGGAAGCTTTGCAGCCTAGAAGGTGGGAAGCACTTGCCTCTCAATATCCCAgaatttcacattttctgcaAATGAACATGTCAAACTTTTGTGAATTGAAGCTGATTGGAGAATGAACTGCTGAGGTTCCAGCTGTGGTTGTAGCTTCCAAGTCTGAAAGGGCTTTTAGGAATACTAACACACACGCAACTTGGTAGTAAAATGGTGCAAGCAGAGGCGTCTCATCAGATATGTCACTATTAGCAttgcatattttaaaacatttgcattacaTCCCTCTCATTTATCGCCCTCATTTTCATATCATGGtttcaatcacaaaaaaacactgaaaatgccAAGGCACTCTTGATACAACTGAAGACACAAAGTTAAGAATGTAAAATACAACTTGCgtgaaaacaataaaatttctatttttacaaatgaagaaaataatgaaataacagGTCAAATACTGtaactaaataaaaaacataaaaacaaactttgcaaTTAAGGGTTAGAACATAAGGATAATCTGGTTAATATACTTTGACCAAGTTTCCTCCAATCCAAGAGTTTAGCCATTTGGATTTCTTTAGCCAGTGAATATATTAGATATCTTAAAAAGGAGTAAAACGAGTGATTTATATTTACTGAAGCACAATCAACATATACAAAGGCATCCCTATGTTATTTGAAACATTATACTGCTCAGCTAAAGAAATTCTTAATAGCTCAGCTACATGTTAtgccttctttttcttcaatttgaacagtgacaataaataaatcctGACAAACCCAAGTAGATGCTCAAATTAGTGTTACTCTCATACATTTCTGAACACTATCCTTTGGTGTCGGACAGCACAAACACAACGCATACAAACACAGCAATTTAGTGACTAAATGTGTGCGGTTAGAATAGTCTAGAAATACCTGGAGAAGAGGTTATTGTggtgaaaagtgaaaaatgaataaGTGTCAGGATGTTTAGGAAAAAACCTGCCAATCTAGTGAGCACCAAATAAATTGTATACTTATAATGACAATTGTACAACACGCTGATATTTATGTGCCTTTGGGAATGTCAAATGTATAGAATACAAAGCCGTTAAATTGCTTTAAATTGAtcttaaagtatttttttcatgaatgCATAGTATGTCTTGACTGTCTGCTGATTTCTAGTTTATTGTTTGCATcatatgtttatatttacaatgaatGCATAATCAAACGTATGTGTCCTTGCATGAgcaagagaaagagaacaacattcaagtgttaaaaaaaagtttccaaaTCAACTGTAGTTACAAATTGCTATTTAATGAATTGATTTTATTATTACAATTACATAAAATCCAATAGAATTTATGTTTGTTGGACTCAAAGTCCACTGTTATCATGCTCATGCTTACGCTGTACACACAGCTAGTAAAACTTTGTAAAGGCCACATGCAGGTTTCAGAACATTAGTCTTATGAACATGAATAGTTGTTGTGTTGTATGGTCAATATCAGATAGGCATATCATTTATATTGGCATCATTATGAAAATACCTGCAGGTACAGACCTGTTTAAATCTGTCTACTTGAAAAGGAAGactgaaaaaatacaatttgacaTCACTGTGAATTACAAAAAAGGATTACAAGAACCAGCACAATCAAAGGTAGAATACATGAGGTGACATGGTTGTACAGTATATAGTGACCCATTGAATAACCTGAGGGCTGCCTCAACTACACAATGTCAACTAATTATTGGATTTGTAGACTGCCTAAAACAGAACACAGTCAAACAAAAGCACAGTTCTAGAAAtcgtgtgtatatatgtatttatgaaTGAATGCATGAAAATTGCTCATGATTTAATAGGGAGTTAACAAATCTTTTGAATCAATGAGTTATTAAGAATTTTATAGCCCAAGAGACTAACTGGTACGTGGCAGCCCTCAGTCATTCAGTAACacattaatgttgtaaaataACCTACAAATGATAAGAGTTGGAGCAAATCAGTAACTGAATAACCATAAATGTTGCAATGTCTGTTCCTTGGTGACCGAAAGCCCTCGATATGCATAAAGTCAGTAAGCTGCCCAGATATCACTCCTCTGACAGATGTAAATAAATGAACTACCCTTAAACCTACTGCTGATGGGGAAAACCTTTGGCCTctgggtttttattttgttgtatagAATGACATCATATTCTGATCAAGTATCCATAACGTATCTTATCATTTGTAGTCACACCTCCGTGTTTCATCTTCATATAATAACTGTACAGACCACTGCATAATCAGTCCAACTGGTGCTCATCACATTGTCTCATACCTTAATTGTAATACATCAGAATATCTTAATTTCTGCAACACTTCTGCAGAACTAttgcacaaataaaaaacaaacattttttaacttgACATAAGGTgacaaaaagaataataaagacTCAAAAACCCCTTGTGCAAACTGAAAACAGTCCAATCAGATTTTGGTTAAAACAAAATCTCCTTGCAGGAACACTGTGTGACAATGGAAGACGGTACTGTGTACGTTATAGTTTAGAGTCCGTCAAACAATATGCAACAGCATTTAGAAATTAGTTTTACTTATGTGACAAGCTTGCATAAATAAATTCCACTCAGTCTGGAGATATCGTGCCTCAGAACATATTTCCATTCCATTCTCTACTCTTTGGCATCCAGTTAGTACTCTGCTGACCACTGTCCATCCATGTAAACAAACCTTGCCAAGTAACGCTCATAAAAAACCACGTTCATCCAGTCCCTTGGCTGTCACTGGATTCCATTTTGCAGTGGGTTTATTGCTATTATGGCCTGTAAGgaaacaaatagaaaaatattgtttaaatTGTGTTTCATGGTTAACCCTGTCTGTATATTTACACCACAACAAAGAAACCAAACTAAACCatgttattttgtcttttcaaatattttatattgtgCCATTAATACATATGGGGAAATAGTAAATTGTCTAGAAAATTGAGTGATAATCTGTTAATGGATTCAAAATAACCAGAcaggaatgtctgtttttatcAGCACATTTAATACCTGGCAAATCAGGGTCCTTGACTATACACAGTATTTTTTCATAATGGTTAGCTAAGGGTGGGCGATCTGACAATTTTAGATCATCATCAATCTTGAAGTTGTCCACAATCTACTTTTCAGGTGAATCATAGAAGATTGCGTTAATAAATAGCAACTTACTTCTGT from Sparus aurata chromosome 1, fSpaAur1.1, whole genome shotgun sequence encodes the following:
- the fabp2 gene encoding fatty acid-binding protein, intestinal, which translates into the protein MTFNGNWKVDRNDNYEKFMEQMGINMVKRKLAAHDNLKITIEQNGDSFHVKESSNFRTVEIDFTLGVTFDYSLADGTELSGSWKLEGDVLTGTFNRKDNGKQLITTRIVQGDELIQSYNYEGVDAKRIFKRA